GACCAACGTCGCCATCGCGTTTCCGCGCAACCCGATACACCTTGCGCACCAGGCCAACGACCACCAGCTGCTCAGCGGCGGGCGGTTCATCCTCGGCCTGGGCACCCAGGTGCGGGCGCAGATCGAGAAGCGGTTCGGGGCGCAGTTCGACCGTCCGGTGGCCCGGATGACCGAGCTGATCGCGGCCCTGCGCGCGATCTTCCGGGCGTGGGAAACGGGCGGCCGCTTGGACTTTCGGGGCGAGTTCTATCGGCACACGCTGATGACGCCGACGTTCGACCCGGGCCCCAACCCCTTCGGTCCGCCGCCGGTCTACGTGGGCGCGCTGGGGCCGAGGCTGACCCGGGCCGCCGCCCAGCACGCCGACGGGCTGCTGGTGATGCCGTTCGGTTCCGGCCGGTTCCTGCGCGATGTGACGATGCCCGCGGTGCGCGACGGCCTGCGGGCCGGCGGTCGCGAGCCCGGCGAATTGGCCATCATCCCGGAAGTCATCGTGTCCGCCGGTGACACCGACGAGGCCCGCGAACGCGCCGACGACGGCACCCGACGGCTGCTGGCGTTCTACGGGTCGACCCCGGCCTACCGGCCGGTGCTCGCGGCGCACGGCTGGGAGGATCTGCAGCCTGAGCTGAACGCCTTGTCCAAGCAGGGCCGCTGGCAGGAGATGGGCGGCCTGATCGACGACGAGATGATGCACACCATCGCCGCCTGCGGCACGCCCAGAGAGGTCGCCGCTCACATCCGGGATCGCGTCGACGGCGTCGCCGACACCGTGTTCCTCTATCAGCCGGCGCCCATCGGGCTGGAGACGCTCGCCGCGATCGTCGACGAGCTGGGCTGACCGGGCGTTCGCATCACCGCGAGGGCAACGGTTGGGCGTCGCCCGCGCTTTCCCTATCCTGCGATCACGTGATTGTCTCCGCCCCGGCCGCCCCCACGCGACTGCGCCTCCGAACCGTCGCCCTTGGCAGCACGATCGGCACCACCATCGAGTGGTACGACTTCTACCTGTACGCCACCGCGTCGGCGCTCGTCTTCAAACCGCTGTTCTTCCCGCATGTTTCGCCGACGGCCGGCACCCTGGCGTCGTTCGCGACCTATGCGGCCGGGTTCGGCGCCCGGCCGATCGGCGCCATCCTGTCGGGACACTTCGGCGACCGGTTGGGGCGCAAGGCCGTCCTGGTGGGCGCGTTGCTGGTGATGGGCCTCGTCACGACCGCGATCGGGCTGCTG
This genomic window from Mycobacterium saskatchewanense contains:
- a CDS encoding TIGR03617 family F420-dependent LLM class oxidoreductase; translated protein: MRIFTSLYGPLDAAPRARELRDAGVSGVATFEGQHDVFAPLTLAASVGGLDLMTNVAIAFPRNPIHLAHQANDHQLLSGGRFILGLGTQVRAQIEKRFGAQFDRPVARMTELIAALRAIFRAWETGGRLDFRGEFYRHTLMTPTFDPGPNPFGPPPVYVGALGPRLTRAAAQHADGLLVMPFGSGRFLRDVTMPAVRDGLRAGGREPGELAIIPEVIVSAGDTDEARERADDGTRRLLAFYGSTPAYRPVLAAHGWEDLQPELNALSKQGRWQEMGGLIDDEMMHTIAACGTPREVAAHIRDRVDGVADTVFLYQPAPIGLETLAAIVDELG